In a single window of the Streptacidiphilus sp. P02-A3a genome:
- a CDS encoding phosphatidylglycerol lysyltransferase domain-containing protein produces MGRDVSSETTPNRRNAWRPRAAAVAVWYLRITALLNFLGAVSAPFRSQVTRHNTGDFFTPYLLTAGFSSGALALFMAVMLRRRKRAAWLFNVVLVSLYLLLVALFMAVYPEAKDLWFNWISMIFTLILLLALVVGRKEFQAKGDRANPWLALAALVGGGAVAVLLGTALVSATNTATGSTLWGRAGYTLMRVYTLAPSGSAYRDIHTPHWVDITINVMSVLIFLLVLYTLFRAPKGKEYLAPADEARLRELLDRNGERDSLGYFALRRDKSVLFSPSGKAAVVYRVVGGVSLASGDPIGDMEAWPGAIELWQAQAREHAWLPAVMGASEEGGTVYARHGMNALELGDEAIVEVSEFTLEGRAMRNVRQAHKKVGRAGYTVRVRRHADIPEHEMDTLLQRADHWRDGQTERGFSMALGRLGDPADGQCVMLECHDGEGVLRALLSFVPWGRDGLSLDLMRRDRESDNGLLEFMVIELIGQAEKVGFERVSLNFAMFRAVFERGSRLGAGPVLRMWRSVLLFFSRWWQIESLYRANAKYRPIWEPRYLLFERSSDLPRIGLASARAEGFITTPSLPSLFKRRHRPALET; encoded by the coding sequence ATGGGGAGGGACGTGTCGTCCGAAACAACGCCGAACCGCCGGAACGCCTGGCGCCCTCGGGCAGCCGCCGTGGCCGTCTGGTACCTGCGGATCACCGCGCTGCTGAACTTCCTCGGCGCCGTCTCCGCCCCCTTCCGCAGCCAGGTCACCCGGCACAACACCGGCGACTTCTTCACCCCCTACCTGCTCACCGCGGGCTTCAGCTCCGGCGCGCTGGCGCTGTTCATGGCGGTCATGCTGCGCCGCCGGAAGCGGGCCGCGTGGCTGTTCAACGTGGTGCTGGTGAGCCTGTACCTGCTGCTGGTGGCGCTCTTCATGGCGGTCTACCCGGAGGCCAAGGACCTCTGGTTCAACTGGATCTCCATGATCTTCACGCTGATCCTGCTGCTGGCGCTGGTGGTCGGCCGCAAGGAGTTCCAGGCCAAGGGCGACCGCGCCAACCCCTGGCTGGCGCTGGCCGCGCTGGTCGGCGGCGGCGCGGTGGCGGTGCTGCTGGGCACGGCGCTGGTCTCCGCGACCAACACCGCCACCGGCTCCACCCTGTGGGGCCGGGCCGGCTACACCCTGATGCGGGTCTACACGCTGGCCCCCTCCGGCAGCGCCTACCGGGACATCCACACCCCGCACTGGGTGGACATCACCATCAACGTGATGAGCGTGCTGATCTTCCTGCTGGTGCTGTACACCCTGTTCCGCGCGCCCAAGGGCAAGGAGTACCTGGCCCCGGCGGACGAGGCGCGGCTGCGGGAGCTGCTGGACCGCAACGGCGAGCGGGACTCGCTGGGCTACTTCGCGCTGCGGCGGGACAAGTCGGTGCTGTTCTCCCCCTCCGGCAAGGCCGCCGTGGTCTACCGGGTGGTCGGCGGGGTGTCGCTGGCCTCGGGCGACCCGATCGGGGACATGGAGGCCTGGCCGGGGGCGATCGAGCTGTGGCAGGCGCAGGCCCGCGAACACGCCTGGCTGCCCGCGGTGATGGGGGCCAGCGAGGAGGGCGGCACGGTCTACGCCCGGCACGGGATGAACGCGCTGGAGCTGGGCGACGAGGCCATCGTCGAGGTCTCCGAGTTCACCCTGGAGGGGCGCGCGATGCGCAACGTCCGCCAGGCGCACAAGAAGGTCGGACGCGCCGGTTACACCGTCCGGGTGCGCCGCCACGCCGACATCCCCGAGCACGAGATGGACACCCTGCTCCAGCGCGCCGACCACTGGCGGGACGGCCAGACCGAGCGCGGCTTCTCGATGGCGCTCGGACGGCTCGGCGACCCGGCCGACGGCCAGTGCGTGATGCTGGAGTGCCACGACGGGGAGGGCGTGCTGCGGGCGCTGCTCAGCTTCGTGCCCTGGGGCCGGGACGGCCTGTCGCTGGACCTGATGCGGCGCGACCGGGAGTCCGACAACGGACTGCTGGAGTTCATGGTGATCGAGCTGATCGGGCAGGCCGAGAAGGTCGGCTTCGAGCGGGTGTCGCTGAACTTCGCGATGTTCCGCGCCGTCTTCGAGCGCGGCTCCCGGCTCGGCGCCGGACCGGTGCTGCGGATGTGGCGCTCGGTACTGCTCTTCTTCTCGCGCTGGTGGCAGATCGAGTCGCTGTACCGGGCCAACGCCAAGTACCGGCCGATCTGGGAGCCCCGCTACCTGCTGTTCGAACGAAGCAGCGACCTGCCCCGGATCGGGCTGGCCTCGGCCCGGGCCGAGGGGTTCATCACCACGCCCAGCCTGCCCAGCCTGTTCAAGCGTCGGCACCGCCCGGCGCTGGAGACCTGA
- a CDS encoding response regulator transcription factor translates to MGRIRVLVADGHRIFAEALATALAAEPDIDVAAAGSVQAAERALDRAVAENRPFQVLLVDADLAPGPPPGDARTPAPAGRGAPGAEQHPADPPRPPGRAVVPLPAQRRPPAVAARIAPPVPAGARVPAPRADSAAAAPPRPREGAAAVDGIALVARARAAHPELHAIVLSADDDPRRIVRALQAGAGGWVAKESSLGRLTAIVRGVLRDETHIPPLLLTGVVRELTAARRDRTESERLVESLTPREQQVLRCMVAGLGRQAVADRLYLSPHTVRTHMQNVLGKLGVHSTLAAVALARRAGVGPVE, encoded by the coding sequence GTGGGGCGTATCCGGGTCCTGGTCGCCGACGGGCACCGCATCTTCGCCGAGGCGCTGGCCACCGCCCTCGCGGCCGAACCCGACATCGACGTCGCGGCGGCCGGCAGCGTCCAGGCGGCCGAGCGGGCGCTGGACCGCGCCGTCGCCGAGAACCGACCGTTCCAGGTGCTGCTGGTGGACGCCGACCTGGCGCCCGGACCGCCACCCGGCGACGCCCGGACACCCGCGCCCGCCGGACGGGGCGCCCCCGGCGCCGAGCAGCATCCGGCCGATCCGCCGCGCCCGCCCGGCCGCGCCGTCGTCCCGCTGCCCGCGCAGCGCCGACCGCCCGCCGTCGCCGCGCGGATCGCCCCGCCGGTACCGGCCGGGGCGCGGGTCCCGGCGCCGCGCGCCGACAGCGCCGCCGCCGCGCCGCCCCGGCCTCGGGAGGGCGCGGCCGCCGTCGACGGCATCGCGCTGGTCGCCCGGGCCCGCGCGGCCCACCCGGAGCTGCACGCGATCGTGCTGTCGGCGGACGACGACCCCCGGCGCATCGTCCGCGCGCTACAGGCCGGTGCGGGCGGCTGGGTCGCCAAGGAGAGCTCGCTGGGGCGGCTGACCGCCATCGTCCGGGGGGTGCTGCGGGACGAGACGCACATCCCGCCGCTGCTGCTGACCGGCGTGGTCCGGGAGCTCACCGCCGCCCGCCGGGACCGCACCGAGAGCGAGCGGCTGGTGGAGTCGCTGACACCGCGCGAGCAGCAGGTGCTGCGCTGCATGGTCGCCGGGCTCGGCCGCCAGGCCGTCGCGGACCGGCTGTACCTGTCGCCGCACACCGTGCGCACCCACATGCAGAACGTCCTCGGGAAGCTCGGGGTGCACTCCACCCTCGCCGCCGTCGCGCTGGCCCGGCGCGCGGGGGTCGGGCCGGTCGAGTAG
- the galK gene encoding galactokinase translates to MPPLHTPAPDADERDDLRDAAVEGFRARYGTDPEGVWQAPGRVNLIGEHTDYNDGFVLPLALPQATRVAAARRDDGRLRLHSAQAAQGAEVELAGLVPGAVSGWAGYPAAVVWALREAGFEVGGADLYVDSDVPVGAGLSSSAALECAVGLAYSDLYGLDLEPSRIALLAQRAENDFAGVPCGVMDQMASSCCAPGAALFLDTRDLSSRQVPLDLADAGLVLLVVDTQVKHELADGAYAARRAGCERSAELLGLAALRDLPPTDLEAALTRLPEGELRALTRHVVTEDARVERVVALLDAGDLRGIGPLLTEGHASLRDDFAVSCEETDLVVATAAAAGALGARMTGGGFGGSVVVLAERADAERIAGAVAEAFAAAGWKPPRSFTAVPSAGARRLGFPAAVHNEG, encoded by the coding sequence GTGCCCCCTCTTCACACCCCGGCGCCCGACGCCGACGAGCGCGACGACCTCCGCGACGCCGCCGTCGAGGGCTTCCGGGCGCGTTACGGCACCGATCCCGAGGGCGTCTGGCAGGCGCCGGGCCGGGTGAACCTGATCGGCGAGCACACCGACTACAACGACGGCTTCGTGCTGCCGCTGGCGCTGCCGCAGGCCACCCGGGTCGCCGCCGCCCGGCGCGACGACGGGCGGTTGCGGCTGCACAGCGCGCAGGCCGCGCAGGGCGCCGAGGTCGAGTTGGCCGGGCTGGTCCCGGGCGCGGTCAGCGGCTGGGCGGGCTATCCGGCGGCCGTGGTCTGGGCGCTGCGGGAAGCGGGCTTCGAGGTCGGCGGCGCCGACCTGTACGTGGACAGCGACGTGCCGGTCGGCGCCGGTCTGTCGTCCTCGGCGGCGCTGGAGTGCGCGGTCGGCCTGGCCTACAGCGACCTGTACGGGCTGGATCTGGAGCCGTCCCGGATCGCGCTGCTGGCGCAGCGGGCCGAGAACGACTTCGCCGGGGTGCCCTGCGGGGTGATGGACCAGATGGCGTCGAGCTGCTGCGCGCCGGGCGCGGCGCTGTTCCTGGACACCCGGGACCTGAGCTCGCGGCAGGTGCCGCTGGACCTGGCGGATGCCGGGCTGGTGCTGCTGGTGGTGGACACGCAGGTGAAGCACGAGCTGGCGGACGGCGCGTACGCCGCGCGCCGCGCCGGTTGCGAGCGCTCTGCGGAGCTGCTGGGCCTGGCCGCCCTGCGAGACCTCCCGCCGACGGACCTGGAGGCGGCCCTGACCCGGCTGCCCGAGGGCGAGCTGCGCGCGCTGACCCGGCACGTGGTGACCGAGGACGCCCGGGTGGAGCGGGTGGTCGCCCTGCTGGACGCCGGTGACCTGCGCGGTATCGGCCCGCTGCTGACCGAGGGGCACGCCTCGCTGCGGGACGACTTCGCGGTGTCCTGCGAGGAGACCGACCTGGTGGTGGCCACCGCCGCCGCCGCCGGGGCGCTGGGCGCGCGGATGACCGGCGGCGGCTTCGGCGGCTCGGTCGTGGTGCTGGCCGAGCGGGCCGACGCGGAGCGGATCGCGGGCGCGGTGGCCGAGGCCTTCGCGGCGGCGGGCTGGAAGCCCCCGCGCAGCTTCACCGCTGTTCCGTCGGCGGGCGCCCGCCGCCTCGGGTTCCCGGCGGCGGTGCACAACGAGGGCTGA
- the galE gene encoding UDP-glucose 4-epimerase GalE encodes MSKYLVTGGAGYVGGVVGAHLVEAGHEVVVLDDLSTGHRLSVPAGAAFVQGRIQDAGEVLDGSFDGVLHFAASSQVGESVADPEKYWRNNVAGSLELLSAMRKADVRRLVFSSTAAVYGEPELSPIEETARTAPTNPYGATKLAVDHMITSEANAHGLAAVSLRYFNVAGAYGVQGERHDPESHLIPLVIQAALGKRPHIAVYGEDYPTPDGTCVRDYIHVADLAEAHLLAVAAARPGEHLICNLGNGSGFSVRQVIDSVRRVTGREITAVTAERRPGDPAVLVASAERARTVLGWQPTRADLDGIVADAWNFALAQEQD; translated from the coding sequence ATGAGCAAGTACCTGGTCACCGGTGGCGCCGGATACGTCGGCGGGGTCGTCGGCGCGCACCTCGTCGAGGCGGGGCACGAGGTGGTCGTGCTGGACGACCTGTCCACCGGGCACCGGCTCTCGGTGCCCGCCGGGGCCGCGTTCGTGCAGGGGCGGATCCAGGACGCCGGAGAGGTGCTCGACGGCTCCTTCGACGGGGTGCTCCACTTCGCCGCCAGCTCCCAGGTCGGCGAGTCGGTGGCGGACCCGGAGAAGTACTGGCGCAACAACGTCGCCGGTTCACTCGAACTGCTGAGCGCGATGCGCAAGGCCGACGTCCGGCGGCTGGTGTTCTCGTCCACCGCCGCCGTCTACGGGGAGCCGGAGCTCTCCCCGATCGAGGAGACCGCCCGTACCGCGCCGACCAACCCGTACGGCGCGACCAAGCTCGCGGTCGACCACATGATCACCAGCGAGGCCAACGCCCACGGGCTGGCCGCGGTGTCGCTGCGCTACTTCAACGTGGCCGGGGCGTACGGCGTCCAGGGCGAGCGGCACGACCCCGAGTCGCACCTGATCCCGCTGGTGATCCAGGCGGCCCTGGGCAAGCGCCCGCACATCGCCGTCTACGGTGAGGACTACCCCACCCCGGACGGCACCTGCGTCCGCGACTACATCCACGTGGCCGACCTGGCCGAGGCGCACCTGCTGGCGGTGGCCGCCGCCCGGCCCGGCGAGCACCTGATCTGCAACCTCGGCAACGGCAGCGGCTTCTCGGTCCGCCAGGTCATCGACTCGGTGCGGCGGGTCACCGGCCGCGAGATCACCGCGGTCACCGCCGAGCGGCGCCCCGGCGACCCGGCGGTGCTGGTCGCCTCGGCCGAGCGCGCCCGGACGGTCCTCGGCTGGCAGCCGACCCGGGCCGACCTGGACGGCATCGTCGCCGACGCCTGGAACTTCGCCCTCGCCCAGGAACAGGACTAA
- the galT gene encoding galactose-1-phosphate uridylyltransferase, whose protein sequence is MKKTSTRLADGRELIYYDALDDVVRDAADLRPLGATSTASELRYDALLDEWVIIASHRQGRIYHPPANECPLCPSRDGRLSEIPADGYDVVVFENRFPSLTSAAPAVAERGAGPLPKLARPGNGRCEVVCFTSDHDASFADLTPQQVGLVLDAWTDRTAELSALPGVEQVFCFENRGAEIGVTLGHPHGQIYAYPFVTPRTERMLGAAAAHRRRTGRNLFDDLLADELAARGGSADRVVIAGEHWTAFVPYAAHWPYEVHLYPNRRVADLLALNDAERAEFCEVYLDLLRRFDLLFVDPAAGAAARPGRTPYIAAWHQSPVGSGPGSSGELALHLELFTIRRTVGKLKFLAGSESGMDVFINDVSPETAAQRLREVSP, encoded by the coding sequence GTGAAGAAGACCAGCACCCGGTTGGCTGACGGTCGAGAGTTGATCTACTACGACGCGCTCGACGACGTCGTCAGGGACGCCGCCGACCTGCGGCCGCTGGGGGCCACCAGCACCGCCTCGGAGCTCCGCTACGACGCGCTGCTGGACGAATGGGTGATCATCGCCTCGCACCGGCAGGGCCGGATCTACCACCCGCCGGCGAACGAGTGCCCGCTGTGCCCCTCCCGGGACGGGCGGCTCAGCGAGATCCCCGCCGACGGCTACGACGTCGTGGTGTTCGAGAACCGCTTCCCCTCGCTCACCAGCGCGGCCCCGGCGGTCGCCGAGCGCGGGGCCGGTCCGCTGCCGAAGCTGGCCAGGCCCGGGAACGGCCGCTGCGAGGTGGTCTGCTTCACCTCCGACCACGACGCCTCCTTCGCCGACCTGACGCCGCAGCAGGTCGGTCTGGTACTGGACGCCTGGACCGACCGGACCGCTGAGCTGTCCGCCCTGCCCGGGGTGGAGCAGGTGTTCTGTTTTGAGAACCGGGGGGCGGAGATCGGGGTGACCCTCGGTCACCCGCACGGCCAGATCTACGCCTACCCGTTCGTCACCCCGCGCACCGAGCGGATGCTGGGCGCCGCCGCCGCCCACCGCCGCCGCACCGGGCGGAACCTCTTCGACGACCTGCTCGCCGACGAGCTCGCGGCCCGGGGCGGCTCCGCCGACCGGGTGGTCATCGCCGGTGAGCACTGGACGGCGTTCGTCCCGTATGCCGCGCACTGGCCGTACGAGGTGCACCTCTACCCGAACCGCCGGGTGGCCGACCTGCTCGCGCTGAACGACGCCGAGCGCGCCGAGTTCTGCGAGGTCTACCTGGACCTGTTGCGCCGCTTCGACCTGCTGTTCGTGGATCCCGCGGCCGGGGCCGCTGCCAGGCCCGGGCGGACGCCGTACATCGCCGCCTGGCACCAGAGCCCGGTCGGTTCGGGCCCCGGCAGCAGCGGTGAGCTGGCACTGCATCTGGAGCTGTTCACGATCCGTCGTACCGTAGGCAAGCTCAAGTTCCTGGCGGGCTCCGAATCCGGCATGGACGTGTTCATCAACGACGTGTCGCCGGAGACGGCGGCGCAGCGGCTACGAGAGGTCTCCCCATGA
- a CDS encoding LuxR C-terminal-related transcriptional regulator — translation MGVRLVVTDDHRLLAEALATALQLRGHRVLAVGTPVGAAADLVANRRPEVCLLGVAHPEDPASFDVVRRIRRERPEVAVVVMGTVLHLSGVASALAAGASGYVRQDERIEGVERALTRVRAGEAAVAPDLLQSVFEHLLRPVAEPDGEAVRLLRLLTRREVQVLIRIAEGEDTREIAEGMAIAPSTARTHVQRVLMKLGARTRLEATAVAARTGLLELAARD, via the coding sequence GTGGGCGTCAGGCTCGTGGTGACGGACGATCACCGGCTGCTGGCCGAGGCGCTGGCGACGGCGCTGCAACTGCGCGGGCACCGGGTGCTGGCGGTCGGCACCCCGGTGGGGGCCGCCGCCGACCTGGTGGCCAACCGCAGGCCGGAGGTCTGCCTGCTGGGCGTGGCCCATCCGGAGGACCCGGCGAGCTTCGACGTGGTGCGGCGGATCCGGCGGGAGCGGCCGGAGGTCGCGGTCGTGGTCATGGGCACCGTGCTGCACCTGTCCGGGGTCGCTTCGGCGCTGGCCGCGGGGGCGTCGGGGTATGTCCGGCAGGACGAACGGATAGAGGGCGTCGAACGGGCCCTGACCCGGGTCAGGGCGGGCGAGGCGGCGGTGGCGCCGGACCTGCTCCAGTCGGTGTTCGAGCACCTGCTGCGGCCGGTGGCCGAGCCCGACGGTGAGGCGGTGCGGCTGCTGCGGCTGCTGACCCGGCGCGAGGTGCAGGTGCTGATCCGGATCGCGGAGGGCGAGGACACCCGCGAGATCGCCGAGGGCATGGCGATCGCCCCCAGTACCGCCCGCACCCACGTCCAGCGGGTGCTGATGAAGCTGGGCGCCCGGACCCGGCTGGAGGCGACCGCCGTGGCCGCCCGCACCGGCCTCCTGGAGCTGGCCGCCCGCGACTGA
- a CDS encoding nucleoside/nucleotide kinase family protein — MSTPQYRPKPAPTPTPPRSAPPAPPRRNGDPPLVADAARLLDRPGRRLLGLCGPPAAGKSALARTLVDGINVRLGTDTAAYLPLDGFHLSNQQLERLGLGDRKGSPPSFDVYGYAALLRRVGAVPLPDHDVYAPDYDRTLHEPVAARHRIAPGVRLVVAEGNYLGLDAPGWREAAELLDELWYVDAPDELREQRLRERHLGNGSSAERARARVEGNDRPNGELVKSSRGRCTRVVGTG, encoded by the coding sequence ATGTCCACGCCCCAGTACCGGCCGAAACCCGCCCCGACGCCCACACCCCCGCGCTCGGCGCCGCCCGCGCCTCCGCGCCGAAACGGCGATCCACCGCTGGTCGCTGACGCCGCCCGGTTGCTCGACCGCCCCGGGCGGCGCCTGCTCGGGTTGTGCGGACCGCCCGCTGCCGGGAAGTCCGCCCTCGCCCGTACCCTCGTGGACGGAATCAACGTACGCCTCGGCACTGACACTGCCGCGTATCTGCCACTCGACGGATTCCACCTGTCCAACCAGCAACTGGAACGCCTGGGCCTCGGCGACCGCAAGGGCTCGCCGCCGAGCTTCGACGTGTACGGCTACGCCGCGCTGCTGCGCCGGGTCGGCGCGGTCCCGCTGCCCGACCACGACGTCTACGCGCCGGACTACGACAGGACCCTGCATGAACCGGTCGCGGCCCGGCACCGGATCGCGCCCGGCGTCCGGCTGGTGGTGGCCGAGGGCAACTACCTGGGGCTGGACGCTCCCGGCTGGCGCGAGGCGGCGGAACTGCTGGACGAGCTCTGGTACGTGGACGCGCCCGACGAGCTGCGGGAGCAGCGGCTGCGGGAACGGCACCTGGGCAACGGCTCGTCGGCGGAACGGGCCCGGGCCCGGGTCGAGGGCAACGACCGGCCGAACGGCGAGCTGGTGAAGTCCTCGCGCGGGCGCTGCACGCGGGTGGTCGGCACCGGCTGA